From one Stigmatella erecta genomic stretch:
- a CDS encoding pilus assembly protein PilY gives MHSWTPKLRHLLTGLALLGVAGAASAQLGDTTQDTPACCQLTTSLIQDVLRGNDPSGDERFFSAEGAPPNLHFIIDVSGSMRELPQVINSQNKAFFDATVNGCENPTLQAFSDSHSWDPNHQYPVPDTGTGLGADTGFPNLFQDDKYYAYYVWGSSSSPIPQWTSRENACQQQVPNWNKPSGSAQYNRCLTCLKTKGYFKVFNTTTDEDATANTNFILWGRFLNFNPPKYVTAKAVLKQVIKDLRRVRVGISIFSATSTNVQKMKPACNEILSNPEAFSTYRADYISRINSLNFTTSTPLARSLLNAGYYFTSSQDIYKTDFGFGASSPSGYTYPTDFKSEALTSESRTVCWGCQSSSIIMITDGEPNSDTLGGTVVTKIRELNGGKVNCPPSAPCPDASNDANYMLDDVAKLLANKDLQKSIPNVIGTLDTFGQQSLNIYTVGFGINSNLLRNTAEVGNGLYYTAEDAGALKAALLSIINNVQTRSTSFSAVASNSLQVRDAGATVIPRFKPARNKAQPWQGSLYRFNLASEKVLGCVPGGTPPITGDLNNDGDCNDTHLIDKENQSVIENDQGEFVRLSDPSVKAVPFWEAGSVLKPAAQPNNPSDPERTMRRWKTRKVFTIIDNPDAPDGKLDSKDTPIEFSVANAGKLREYLGISQNPLECEDLKAQLGRVSLTPTECAELIIQWYLGADIFAPLPPGETEPYDRPFFLQDIFHSAPVSVDPPISKFFCSFSTQCSQTLFSNLGAKNSQDYTDDVLTGDAYDMYVYKRGERDKIILVGSNGGMIHAFHNGSFLSKDTYTGMGTYDAGTGKELWAFVPPDMLPKMRPNLGKHGYFTDGTPMVRDVWIDGAGTEVPERDAIKQWDEYRTVAVVGSGRGGVHRFALDLTTLLSENFDLEPNKVNNVFKTPGVFLWMWPQPCDELSLQLGESFTNYAPMPPPLIPVAVEPATDNALSADNASPQPANPPIIATQEARERWVVLFNGGYDAFMSRGRGFAMVDIATGRTMWSFFHGDGKRRSEHLLYPFATGVTTQDIGEAIKPYQDADTLMDTATVGDFGGQMWVFRFWKPGKWDPNTQRISNWFAARTFRVSPDSGNTNSEEIRAPFTTMAVNAIQPGTGYMRTFIGTSDSQNLYDRGSVCRLSNPHACAVQGCTVKNDISIKRGNTLAWHSTAPFQGKALDVAQTQSTKQEVAGACGGVEAEVKWSYAGSCGYSSNGSIKYACTGNTSSWACAQPTNTWVTINFPKDAKPYGQYYYGFHSYGGPTRRFDKLPVNGQTVDDDGAADDFETNLMLTQSTLTNVSAFDNAGYENAATEAESAGPGWFIKYAQDNERTGNTGTLANGCMLWSSFEPSGASGAVCSTTGDNKARIYQADFATGRANCASSFFDEDSNKWQRYQTFTTVAVPPSFSTRLTMVNGQISLDLPLIAAGLKREGSAEQGVPTQELAKSDSAVKALYQIELDRKAHDCRHEGRNCDTP, from the coding sequence ATGCACTCCTGGACCCCCAAACTCCGCCATCTCCTCACCGGCCTCGCCCTGCTCGGCGTGGCAGGTGCCGCCTCCGCGCAACTGGGCGACACCACCCAAGACACGCCCGCCTGCTGCCAGCTCACCACGTCGCTCATCCAGGACGTGCTGCGCGGCAATGACCCTTCCGGCGACGAGCGCTTCTTCAGCGCCGAGGGCGCCCCGCCCAACCTGCACTTCATCATCGACGTCTCGGGCTCCATGCGCGAGCTGCCGCAGGTCATCAACAGCCAGAACAAGGCGTTCTTCGACGCCACCGTGAACGGGTGCGAGAACCCCACCCTGCAAGCCTTCTCCGACAGCCACAGCTGGGACCCCAACCACCAGTACCCCGTGCCGGACACCGGCACGGGCCTGGGCGCGGACACGGGCTTCCCCAACCTGTTCCAGGACGACAAGTACTACGCGTATTACGTGTGGGGCTCCTCCTCCAGCCCCATCCCCCAGTGGACCAGCCGGGAGAACGCCTGCCAGCAGCAGGTGCCGAACTGGAACAAGCCCTCGGGCTCGGCCCAGTACAACCGGTGCCTGACCTGCTTGAAGACCAAGGGCTACTTCAAGGTGTTCAACACCACCACCGACGAAGACGCGACCGCGAACACGAACTTCATCCTGTGGGGGCGCTTCCTCAACTTCAACCCGCCCAAGTACGTCACCGCCAAGGCGGTGCTCAAGCAGGTCATCAAGGATCTGCGCCGGGTGCGCGTGGGCATCAGCATCTTCTCCGCGACGTCCACGAACGTGCAGAAGATGAAGCCCGCCTGCAATGAGATCCTCTCCAACCCCGAGGCCTTCTCCACCTACCGCGCCGACTACATCTCGCGCATCAACTCGCTCAACTTCACGACCTCCACGCCCCTGGCGCGCTCGCTGCTGAACGCCGGCTACTACTTCACCTCCAGCCAGGACATCTACAAGACGGACTTCGGGTTCGGGGCCTCCTCGCCCTCGGGCTACACCTACCCCACCGACTTCAAGAGCGAAGCGCTGACCTCCGAGAGCCGCACGGTGTGCTGGGGCTGCCAGAGCTCGTCCATCATCATGATCACCGACGGTGAGCCCAACAGCGACACGCTGGGCGGCACCGTCGTGACGAAGATCCGGGAGCTCAACGGCGGCAAGGTCAACTGCCCGCCCTCCGCGCCGTGCCCGGACGCGAGCAACGACGCCAACTACATGCTCGACGACGTGGCGAAGCTGCTGGCCAACAAAGACCTGCAGAAGAGCATCCCGAACGTCATCGGGACCCTGGACACCTTTGGCCAGCAGTCGCTCAACATCTACACCGTCGGCTTCGGCATCAACAGCAACCTGCTCCGGAACACCGCCGAAGTGGGCAACGGGCTCTACTACACCGCCGAGGACGCAGGCGCCCTCAAGGCCGCGCTCCTGTCCATCATCAACAACGTGCAGACGCGCTCCACGTCCTTCTCGGCCGTGGCCTCCAACAGCCTGCAGGTGCGCGACGCCGGCGCCACCGTCATTCCGCGCTTCAAGCCCGCGCGCAACAAGGCCCAGCCCTGGCAGGGCTCCCTCTACCGCTTCAACCTGGCCTCGGAGAAGGTGCTCGGCTGCGTGCCGGGGGGCACGCCCCCCATCACGGGCGACCTCAACAACGACGGGGACTGCAATGACACGCACCTCATCGACAAAGAGAATCAGTCCGTCATCGAGAACGATCAGGGTGAGTTCGTGAGGCTGTCGGACCCCTCGGTCAAGGCGGTGCCGTTCTGGGAGGCCGGCAGCGTGCTCAAGCCGGCCGCGCAGCCGAACAATCCGTCGGATCCGGAGCGCACGATGCGCCGCTGGAAGACCCGCAAGGTGTTCACCATCATCGATAACCCGGATGCGCCCGATGGGAAGCTCGACAGCAAGGACACCCCGATCGAGTTCAGCGTCGCCAACGCCGGCAAGCTGCGTGAATACCTGGGCATCAGCCAGAACCCGCTCGAGTGCGAGGACCTGAAGGCCCAGCTGGGCCGCGTCAGCCTGACGCCGACGGAGTGCGCCGAGCTCATCATCCAGTGGTACCTGGGCGCGGACATCTTCGCCCCGCTGCCCCCCGGAGAGACCGAGCCCTACGACCGGCCCTTCTTCCTGCAGGACATCTTCCACTCGGCGCCCGTGAGCGTGGATCCGCCGATCTCCAAGTTCTTCTGCTCCTTCTCCACCCAGTGCAGCCAGACGCTGTTCAGCAACCTGGGGGCGAAGAACTCGCAGGATTACACCGACGACGTGCTGACCGGCGACGCGTACGACATGTACGTCTACAAGCGTGGCGAGCGCGACAAGATCATCCTCGTGGGCTCCAACGGCGGCATGATTCACGCCTTCCACAACGGCTCGTTCCTCTCCAAGGACACCTATACGGGCATGGGCACCTACGACGCGGGCACGGGCAAGGAGCTGTGGGCCTTCGTGCCCCCGGACATGCTGCCCAAGATGCGCCCCAACCTGGGCAAGCACGGCTACTTCACCGACGGCACGCCGATGGTGCGCGACGTGTGGATCGACGGCGCGGGCACGGAGGTGCCCGAGCGCGATGCCATCAAGCAGTGGGACGAGTACCGCACCGTCGCGGTGGTGGGCTCGGGCCGCGGCGGCGTGCACCGCTTCGCGTTGGATCTCACCACCCTGCTGAGCGAGAACTTCGACCTCGAGCCCAACAAGGTGAACAACGTCTTCAAAACGCCGGGCGTCTTCCTGTGGATGTGGCCGCAGCCGTGTGACGAGCTGTCGCTCCAGCTGGGCGAGAGCTTCACCAACTATGCCCCGATGCCGCCCCCCCTCATTCCGGTGGCCGTGGAGCCCGCCACGGACAACGCCCTGTCGGCCGATAACGCCTCGCCCCAGCCCGCCAATCCTCCCATCATCGCCACCCAGGAGGCCCGGGAGCGCTGGGTGGTGCTGTTCAACGGCGGGTATGACGCGTTCATGAGCCGGGGCCGTGGCTTCGCCATGGTGGACATCGCCACCGGCCGCACCATGTGGAGCTTCTTCCATGGCGATGGCAAGCGGCGCTCCGAGCACCTGCTCTATCCGTTCGCCACGGGCGTCACCACGCAGGACATCGGCGAGGCCATCAAGCCCTACCAGGACGCCGACACGCTGATGGACACCGCCACGGTGGGTGACTTCGGCGGCCAGATGTGGGTCTTCCGCTTCTGGAAGCCCGGCAAGTGGGACCCCAACACGCAGCGGATCTCCAACTGGTTCGCCGCGCGCACCTTCCGCGTCAGCCCCGACTCGGGCAACACGAACAGCGAGGAGATACGGGCCCCCTTCACCACCATGGCCGTCAACGCCATTCAGCCCGGCACGGGCTACATGCGGACCTTCATCGGCACGAGCGACAGCCAGAACCTCTATGACCGGGGCTCGGTCTGCCGGCTCTCCAACCCGCACGCCTGCGCGGTCCAGGGCTGCACGGTGAAAAACGACATCTCCATCAAGCGTGGCAACACGCTCGCCTGGCACTCCACCGCGCCCTTCCAGGGCAAGGCGCTCGACGTCGCGCAGACCCAAAGCACGAAGCAGGAGGTGGCGGGCGCCTGCGGCGGCGTCGAGGCCGAGGTGAAATGGAGCTATGCCGGCAGCTGCGGCTACAGCAGCAACGGCTCCATCAAGTACGCGTGCACGGGCAACACCAGCAGCTGGGCCTGCGCGCAGCCCACCAATACCTGGGTGACGATCAACTTCCCGAAGGATGCCAAGCCCTATGGCCAGTACTACTACGGCTTCCACAGCTACGGCGGCCCCACGCGCCGCTTCGACAAGCTGCCGGTCAATGGCCAGACGGTGGACGATGACGGCGCCGCGGACGACTTCGAGACGAACCTGATGCTCACCCAGAGCACCCTGACGAACGTGAGCGCGTTCGACAACGCGGGGTACGAGAACGCGGCCACGGAGGCCGAGTCGGCCGGTCCGGGCTGGTTCATCAAGTACGCCCAGGACAACGAGCGCACGGGCAACACCGGCACGCTCGCCAACGGGTGCATGCTCTGGAGCTCCTTCGAGCCCAGCGGCGCCTCGGGCGCGGTGTGCTCGACGACCGGCGACAACAAGGCCCGCATCTACCAGGCGGACTTCGCCACGGGCCGCGCCAACTGCGCCTCGAGCTTCTTCGATGAGGACTCGAACAAGTGGCAGCGCTACCAGACGTTCACCACCGTCGCGGTTCCTCCCTCGTTCTCCACCCGCCTCACCATGGTGAACGGGCAGATCAGCCTGGACCTGCCGCTGATCGCCGCGGGCCTCAAGCGCGAGGGCTCGGCCGAGCAGGGCGTGCCGACGCAAGAGCTGGCCAAGAGCGACTCCGCCGTCAAGGCGCTCTACCAGATCGAACTCGACCGCAAGGCCCACGACTGCCGCCACGAAGGCCGGAACTGCGACACGCCGTGA